A region of the Exiguobacterium aurantiacum DSM 6208 genome:
CATCGTCTCGGACGATGGTGAAGAGAAGATTGCTATCGGGCCGGGCGTCGCATTTAAGAAGGCGCGCAATGACGTCGTCAATCCGCATAAAATTGAGAAGCTGTTCGTCATGTCCGAAGGCGACAAGTTTCAACAACTCTTGAGCCGCATCCCGGTCGAACATTTCACGATTTCAGAAGAAATCATTAGTCACGCGGAAAAGCGGCTCGAGACGACGTTCAATGAACACATCCACGTCGTCTTGACCGACCATATCTCGTTTGCCATCGAACGGGAGCAAGAAGGGATCTCGCTCCGGAACAAACTGTTGAACGAGATCAAAATTCTATATCGCAATGAATATGAAATCGGGCTATGGGCGATTCAGCATATCGAGAATACGCTCGGGGTGAAGATGCCGAAAGATGAAGCCGCCTTCATCGCGCTCCATATCCATACACTTAAAGTGAAAGGGGGTGATTTGCGTAAGACGCTCAAACAGACGACGATCGTACGAGACATGATTCAATCGATTTCGAGACGGCTCGACCTATCCATTGAAGAAGATGACTTATCCTATCAACGCTTATTAACTCATTTACGATTCGTCATGGATCGGGTCAACCATTATGATCATCATACGATTGACGAGGATATGTTACAGATGATCCAAACAAAATTCTCGTCGGCATACACATGCGCGTCTGATGTCGCAAACGAAATGGAAGACTTATACGGTATCGTCTTGCCCGAGTCAGAGCTTGGTTATATTACGCTCCACATTCAACGCCTGCAAGATCAACACCATCAAAAAGGAGGACATTCACAATGATGAACTTTTTACAACGTCTCGGACGTTCCCTCATGTTGCCGGTTGCGGTACTTCCTGCAGCGGCCATCCTCATGGGGATCGGTTACTGGATCGACCCAGTCGGCTGGGGGTCTGAGAACATTGCCGCCGCTTTCTTGATTAAAGCCGGTGGTGCTATCATCGATAACATTCCAATTCTATTCGCCGTCGGGGTCGCCCTCGGGATGGCGAAAAACCGTGACGGCTCAGCCGCCCTCAGTGGTCTCGTCGCTTTCCTCACGGTCACGACACTTCTTTCTGCGGGAACGGTCGCTCTTTTCCAAGGGGTCGACGTAGAAGCCGTCAACCCAGCGTTCGGACGAATCGCTAACGCGTTCGTCGGTATCCTCTCAGGTATCGTCGCCGCTCAAATGTACAACCGCTTCAGCCACGTGAAATTGCCTGACGCCCTCGCCTTCTTCAGCGGCAAGCGTCTCGTACCGATTATGACGGCGTTCGCGATGATCCTCGTCTCGGTCGCTCTTTACTTCATCTGGCCGGTCGTCTACACAGGACTCGTCGGATTCGGTGAAACGATTTCGAAAATGGGCGCGTTCGGTGCCGGTCTTTACGGCTTCTTCAACCGTCTGTTGATCCCGACCGGTCTTCACCACGCCTTGAACTCGGTGTTCTGGTTCGATGTGGCCGGTATCAATGACATCGGAAACTTCTGGTCGGGTGAAGGGGAGAAAGGAATCACGGGACGTTACCAAGCCGGATTCTTCCCAATCATGATGTTCGGTCTCCCGGCGGCAGCACTCGCCATGTACCACACAGCGAAAACAAAACGTAAAAAGCAAGCGGCTTCGCTCCTTCTCGCCGCAGCGTTCGCTTCATTCTTCACAGGTGTCACAGAACCGCTCGAGTTCTCGTTCATGTTCCTCGCGCCAGTTCTTTACCTCGTGCATGCTGTGTTGACAGGGATCTCACTCTTTGTCGCCGCGACGTTCCAATGGACGGCCGGGTTCGGTTTCAGTGCCGGTCTCGTCGACTTCGTGCTCAGCTCACGGTTGCCGCTCGCGAATCAACCGTACATGTTGCTCGTCCAAGGTCTCGTCTTCGGTGCCATCTATTACACAATCTTCCGCTTCATGATCGTCAAGCTCAACTTGGCGACACCAGGTCGCGAATCGGATGAGGCGGTCGATGCCGTCGCAACCGAGACAGCGCCTGAAGGCCAAACAAAAACAGCTCCAGTCGCAGCTGGCGGACAATACTCGGCCATGGCAGCGATGATTTACGACGGACTCGGTGGCGACCAAAACGTCACAGGAATCGAGTCATGCGTCACACGTCTCCGTGTCGATGTGAAAGACATGGACACGGTCGACCAAACGCAAATCAAGAAAGCGGGCATCCCAGGAATTAAAGTCGTCAGCCCGAACCACATTCAAGTCATCGTCGGCACGAACGTACAGTTCGTCCTCGAAGAGATTGAGAAACTCCGGAGCCACCGCGCCGGATAAACGACAAAAGCCACCTCGCATGCGAGGTGGCTTTCATTGTCGTTGACGATATAGTTGATAGAAGCGTACAAAAAGATAAAAAAACAGCCAGGGCAACACATACGTCGTCAACCACGTAAACCCATGTAACAGTAACCACGTGAAGTTATACCCAAGCAATCCAGGGATAATTAACCCGATAAACAAAACTATAGCAACTAGGATCACATTCAACAGCATTCGAATTTCAAATCACACCCATACCATTTTTATCCATTTTAGCATATGCATCTTCTCTCTGTAAATCAGTCAAGTTAGTATGCACCTCACATCTGGCGCAACCGGTTGATGCGTTCGACCGGATTCGGGTGTGTCGACAATAGTCCGCTCATCTTTTTCTTCATCGGATCCGAGAAATAGAGCGGTGCCGACGCGTTCGACGCCTCTTTCACCGGCGTCTCGACGTTCGCGATTTTTTCGAGCGCCGAAGCGAGCGCTTCTGGGTTACGCGTCAGCTCGGCCCCGCTCGCGTCCGCCAAAAATTCACGATTTCTTGAAATCGCCAAGTTGATGAGCGTCGCGATAATCGGTGCGAGGACGAGCAGGACGAGCCCGACGATTAAGAAAATCGGGTTTTGATTGTTATCACGCCGTCCGCCGACACTTCGAAAGAACAGCATCCGCGACCCGATGTCACTCATGATGGCGATGACCGAGACGAGGGCGAGCGTGACCGTCGACAATCGGACGTCGTAGTTTTTGATGTGCGCGACTTCGTGGGCGATGACCCCCTCGACTTCTTCACGTGTCAGGCGGTCCAGTAGCCCGGTCGTGACCGCGACGGCCGCCTTCTCCGGCTTGAGTCCGGTCGCGAACGCGTTCGGGGACGGGTCGTTGATGATGAAGACGCGCGGCATCGGCACCCGGGCGACCATCGCCATGTTCTCGACCGTATGCCATAAGAAGCGATGCTGCTCGACCGAGGTGATTTCTTTCGCATGGTTCATCCGCATAACGATGCCCGTGCTCGACATGATGACGATACCGACATAAAACAACGAAAAGACCGGTGTGAAAATGAGACCTGGCAACGCGTCCCCGTAATTGATATACGAAATCGCCGCCCCGACGAGCAAGACGAACAAGATGAAGCCGGCGACGATGAACACTGTCTTCACTTTGTTTTTACGAATCTGTTCATAAAGGAGCATCGCTGGCACCTCGCATTAGAACGAGACGCGAACGTTCTCGCGTTCTTCCTCTCGCGCCTCGAGCATGTCACGCTTCTCAAAATGATGGAGCGAGGCGATGACGTTCGTCGGCACCGATTCGATTTTTGTATTATATTTCATGACTGTGTTGTTATAGAGCTGTCTTGAGTACGCGACTTTGTTTTCCGTTTGCGTCAACTCTTCTTGGAGCATCTTAAAATTCTCGTTCGCCTTCAAATCAGGATACGCCTCGCGAAGCGCGAACAGATTTTTCAGTGCGCCGCTCAACTGATCGTTTATGTCAATCTGTTCTTGCCGCGTCGATCTTACTCCCATCTGATTGCGAAGCTCGACGACTTTCGCAAGCGTCTCTTCTTCATGTTTCGCGTACCCTTTCACCGTCTCGACCAAGTTCGGAATCAAGTCGTAGCGACGTCTCAGCTGTACATCGATTTGGGCCCACGCCTCATCGACCCAATTTCGATACTTCACTAGACCGTTGTAAGCCGAGAAATAAATGACCGCCAGCAAGATGATGACGCCTAATCCAATCCATAACATATTCCTGCACCTCGTTTCTTGAATTCACTGCTGTTCTAATTCCCTTTCATCGTATACGATAAGCTTATCTTTTACAAAAATAAGGAAAAAACACAGTCTAGGCTGAATCATGTCAACAAATCGTCATCAGAAAGGAAAGATGATATGCCAGGAACGATCGTCGTTGCCGTGAAAGCGGTCATCGTCCACGAAGGAAAGCTGTTGATTGCAAAACGTTCGATCGAAGACGATATCGATCCCGGCATGTGGGAACTCGTCGGCGGCAAAGTCGATTTCGGCGAGAGGCTCGAGATAGCGCTTGAACGTGAAGTCGAGGAAGAAGTCGGGTTACGTGTCACTGTCACCCAACTGTTATATGCGACGACATTTTTGACCGACACGAGCCGGCAAGTGGTGATTTTGACGTACTTGTGTCGTCCTGCTTCGACGACAGTCGCCTTGTCATTCGAACATAGTGATGCTGCTTGGGTGACACCGTTCGAGGCGAAGGAACGCTTGCACCCAAGGATCGTGGATGATTAGACCGCCCATGCTGTTTGGCAGCACATTTGACCGACCATTATATATAAGATTGGAGTGTTCTCGATGTTTGTCACAACGCTTGATGCCCGACTGACTGATTTATATGAAGAGATGGTGACGCTACGCCGTCACTTCCACCAACATCCTGAACTCTCGTTCGAGGAACAAGAGACACCTCGTTTCATCGCGCATTATTTACGCGACCTCGGCCTTGATGTCCGCGAAGACGTCGGCGGCAACGGTGTCGTCGGGCGCATCAAAGGCGGGAACGGGCCGACGATTGCGTTCCGGGCCGACTTCGACGCGTTGCCGATTCAAGATTTGAAAGACGTCCCGTATCGATCGAAAGTGAACGGGGCGATGCATGCGTGCGGGCATGACGCCCATACGGCGTCGCTGCTCGTGCTCGCCAAAGTGCTCGCCGAGGCCGATTTGCCCGGAGACGTCGTCTTGATTCACCAGTTCGCCGAAGAACTCGCACCCGGTGGCGCCAAACCGATGATTGAAGATGGCTGTCTCGACGGGGTCGACTATATATATGGCGTTCATATTTGGACACCGCTTCCGTTCGGGACCATCGGCGTGAAAACCGGTTCCATCATGGCGGCAGCTGACCGTTTCGAACTGACGATCAAAGGAAAAGGGGGACACGGAGCCATCCCGCACCATACAATCGATTCGCTCATGGTCGGGGTGAACGTCGCGAGCCAACTGCAACAAATTTTGAGTCGCCGCGTCGATCCGCTCGAACCGGCCGTCTTGACGATTGGAACGTTCGAGTCGGGACAGGCGTTCAACGTCATCGCAGACGAAGCCCGTTTGTCCGGAACCGTCCGGACGTTTAATCCAGACACGCAAACACGCATCATGGAGGATATGGAGCGCATCATCGCTTCGACATGTGCCGGTGCTGGCGCGGACTATGATTTGACCTACATCCAAGGCTATCCCGCGGTCATCAATCATCCAATCGAAACGGAGCACGTGCGTCGCTCGGCCGCGAACGTAATCGGAGATGCCGGGATTGTCGAGATGTCCCCGCTCATGGTCGGTGAGGATTTCGCCTATTACTTGCAGCACGTCCCGGGTAGCTTCTTCTTTGCCGGTGCCGGCAACCCGGAACGAGGCGCCATCTTCCCACACCATCACCCTCGCTTTGACGTCGATGAACGGGCGATGCTCCACATGGCGCGCATCTTGATGAATGCCGCAGTCGAGACGTGGACAAGTACAAAAGAGGCGTGACGCAAATCGCGTCACGCCTCTTTTGTTTCTTCCGGTAACACAGAAATAAGCACTTGGTCGACTCGCTTCCCGTCCATATCAACGACTTCAAAACGTAGGCCATACGCCTCGACGACGTCCCCGCGTTTCGGGAAGTCACCAAGCGTGTAGATGACGAGACCGGCGAGTGTATGATAAGCGTTCCGTCCCTCATCGAATCGGGCGTCCCGAATACCGAGCGTCCGTTTCAAGTCTTCGATGCTGAGCAGCCCATCGGCTAAATACGTACCGTCTTCTCGGCGCACGACGTCCGGCGGTTCTTCTTCAATCATCACCTCGCCGACAATCTCTTCAAGGATGTCAAATAGCGTGACGAGTCCGAGAAAACCGCCGTACTCGTCTAAAACGAACGCAATCGGTGACCCGGTCTGTTGCATCATTTGGAGCACTTGGCTCGCCTCTCGTTGTTTTGGCACGATGAGCGGTTGTTTAATTTTTTTGAGGATGTCCGAAGGGGTTGATAACTCGGGCAGCATCAACACGTCACGAACATCGACGTAGCCGACGAAATCATCGAGCGTCCCCCGTCCGACTGGCAGTTTACTATGCTTGCTCTCATAAACAGCGGCTTCGATGTCTTCCACCGGATCTTCTAAATCGACCCATTCGAGTGTCGTCCGCGGCTGCATCAACTCGTAAATCAATTGATCGTGAAACGCAAACACGCGCTCGACTTGCTGCACCTCTTCATGGGCAAACTGTCCTTGCTGTGCCCCTTCGAACAGCAGTTGTTTGATTTCAAGTTCCGTCTCCCCGTCCGTTCGCTCTGCCTTCAATCCGAGCAGTTTGAACAAGAACAGCGTCGACTTCGATAAGATCCAAATGAACGGCCGCATCACTTTACTGAATAAGTCGAGCGCCGGGATGATTGCCATCGTCACCCGTTCCGGCGCGACGAGTGCGATTCGCTTCGGGACGAGCTCGCCGATGATGAGGGAGAGATACGTGATCACGGTGACGACGAGCACATACCCGACTGTCGACGCCGATTGCGCGCTCATACCGAGCTGCTCGAACACATTCCCAACCGGTGTCGAGAACCTGGCGCCCCCGTAGGCCCCGTTGATGATACCGATCAACGTGATCCCGACTTGAACGGTCGACAATAGGTCGGTCGGATCTTTTGAATACTTCAATGCGATTTGCGCGCTCCGCTTCCCCCGATTCGCCTCGACTTCGAGCTTCGATGGCTTCGATGAGATGAGCGCGATTTCCGTCATCGCGAAAATCCCGTTCAACACGATCAAAAACAAGACGATCATTAAGTCGATCCATATGGAAGAGCCCACCGTATTCATCACCTCTATAGTTATTTCAGTTCACTTTATCCATCATACGTCTCTGTACCCGTTTTATGCACGAAAAAAGCCACTCCTTCAAGCGGCTTCCTTCATGGATTCATGTTGTAGCGCCACAGCTTGTGACTGTTTGAAGATGACGACACCGAGCAACAATATCATCAAGCCGATGACTTGCCCGGGTGACAACGCGAGTTGCGGCATGCCGAACGCACCGAACAAGTCGACGCCGAGTGCCCAAACTAACTGCGACACGAGGATGACCGACACCGACAAAGTCGGACCGAGCAACTGGATGCTGCGCATGACGCAAAAGACGACGCCTACCCCGAGCAGCCCGCCGAGCGCATAAATTGGCGAGATGTCAAATACACCTCGAATGTTCCCGCCAAACAAAGCGAGCGGGATGAGCGAACCGAGAAGACCGACGACAAATACGAGCACCGTCGTCGCCCACGCCCCGAGATGGACGTTCATTTTCGCATTGACGGCCGCTTGGACGCTGATGAACGCACCCGCGACGGCCGAACAGATGATTCCGATAATCATGATGATTCTCCTTACTCGTAGAGCATGCCATTGGCACGCTGCTTTAATCGTTCCATATCCAAAATCTTGACTTGTTTCCGCGTCCGTTCGACGAGTCCCTCATCCGCGAACGCCTGCAACGTCCGATTCAAGTGACGATAGCTCGTCCCGAGCCACTCGGCCACTTCTTTTCGTTTCAATTGACTCATCTCTGTCTGAAACAAATCATTTCCGGACTCACTGAGCGAGACGAGGTAGCCGGCGAGACGCTCTTCAAGCGTTGACATCAAATGATTCGACGACGCGTTCGCCTCGATGAACAATTTCTCCGACACACCGCGCAACAGATGTTCCGTGAACTCGATGGTCCGGTTATGCGCTCGCAACACCTCGAACGGGATTCGTAAACAAACGACCGGCCCGACCGCCTCGACCGTATGGAGCACGTGGCGTCCGCTCGCGTATTCGATGTCTCCGATCAATGTCGGGGCCGCTTTCAAGCGGAGCAAGCGCAACTTTCCTTCTTCACTGAGCGTATAGATTTTGACACGCCCCTCTAGGACAACGAACAACGCATCGATTACTTGATCGTTCGCACAGAGCATCGCCCCGGATGGATACGTCACAATCGAGGAGTGGGCGAGCGTCTGTTCCGAAAACAAGTGACGCCAACCAAGCCGTATTAACGCAGCCTCTACTTTCATCTTCGTGTCCTCCTCATGTGAACGTATAGACGCCAATCCCAATCACCATCAGGCTGAGTCCGATGACCTGTCCTCCGGTGACCGGTTTCTTTGCGACACCGAACCAGCCGTTCGAATCGATTAAAAATGCCCCAATCAACTGTGCGACGAGCAATACACAAATCGCCCACGTCACGCCGAGCTGTTGAATCGCCGTCAACTCACCGAAGACGACGAACACACCGAACAGTCCGCCCAGACTGTAATACCAAGGGACGCGTCGGAACGCGGTGATATCCCCGTCACGCTTGAACGCGTAGATGAATAGCGCCAACGCCAATCCGACGAGGTGGACGACGGTGACCGACAACCACGCCCCGACCGCATAGCCGAGTTTGGCGTTGAAGATGCCTTGTAAGGCGATAAACGTGCCCGAGAGCAACGCAAAGATGATTCCCATTCTTTCTCCCCCTGTCTCTTCGTCTGACTGTACGGGAGAATGAATCGTTTGAAAAGGACATATGTCCGAAAAAAGACAATCTAGGCAATGCCTAGATTGTCCATGGCGTTATTTGAGTAACTTGACGATTTCTTCGGCGACCCGCTCAGACGATTGCGGATTTTGACCTGTGACGAGACGCTCGTCAACAGCGACGTTGACCGCCCAGTTGTCGGCCCCATCGAAGTTGCCGCCTTTCTCGCGAAGCGCCGTTTCAAGCAAGAACGGTACAGCTGAGTCGAGCTGCATCTCGCGCTCTTCGGCATCCGTGAAGCCCGTCACTTGTTTGTCTTTCACGAGCGGTTCACCGTTGCTCAACTTGACGTTCACGAGTCCGATTGGTCCGTGACAAACCGCTGCCACAACGTTCCCGTTCTCATAGACGTCGCGTACGACGCGTTGTAATGTTTCGCTGTTCGGGAAGTCGACGACCGTCCCATGTCCACCTGGTAGGAAGACGGCATCATACGTGTCGTCTGCAACCTGGTCGAGACGAGCCGTATTTTTTAACAAATCTTGTGTGTTCAGAACGTCTTGTGACAAGCCGTCCTCGAGACTGTTCGCATCGATTGGCACGTCTCCGCCTTCGATACTTGCGACGGTCACTTTGTATCCTTGCTTCTCGAATTGGAGATACGGCGCCGCGAACTCTTCGAGCCAAAGTCCTGTATCATGGCCATTCTCTAGTTTATCGGCAGACGTCGAGACGATCAATACATGTTTTGACATCATCAATTCCTCCTTCTGAAATGAGCATACGACATAGTTGTTCCCGCTCTTCTCACCTTCAAACCCTTTAATGCTCCCCCGACCTTAACGACAAACTTTTTTTGACCTGGTCTTTTTTTGAAAACGGACGTTGTCCATTGTGCGAGTATACTGGTCTCATTAGCCAGCAGGAGGGATTGTCGTGACGAAATCGATACTAGAATGGGGATTTCTCGCCGTCGCCGCTTTGATTGTGATGCTCATCGTCATTGGAAGTACATTATGTCCGTTGTGACACTCGTTCACGGAGCTGTCACGCGAATATCCGTTTACCGTACACCAGAAACCGGGAACAACTTTACTGTTGTCCATCGCCAGCTCACTTCGAAAGGATGTTGATTATGTCAGAACGCGTTTTCATCAGTCCAGCCAAGTATGTGCAAGGTAAGAATACGATCGACCAGCTCGGAAAACATGTGAGTCATTTCGGTTCGAAGGCCCTGTTGATTGCCGACGATATCGTTTGGCGCATCATCGGGGACCGCGTGACCGCCGCTCTTTCCTCAAGCGATGTCGAAACGGAGAAAGCAGATTTTGTCGGCGAGGCATCTCGCCACGAGATTGAGCGAATCGCTGCTGCCGCGAAAGAGAACCATGTCTCGTTCGTAATCGGCATGGGTGGCGGGAAGACGCTCGATACCGCCAAAGCGGTTGCCGACGAACTTGAGGCCCGCATTGTCATCGTTCCGACCATCGCCTCGACGGATGCCCCGACGAGTGCTTTATCCGTCATCTATACCGATGAAGGAAACTTTGAGAGCTATCGCTTCTATAAGAAAAACCCGGACCTCGTGCTCGTTGACACGAAGCTGATTGCCGAAGCGCCGGCCCGCTTCCTCGCCTCAGGCATTGCGGATGCCCTCGCGACATGGGTCGAGGTGCGCAGCGTCCTCGCCTTCGGTGGGAAGACGATGGCAGGCGGCGTCCCGACCATCGCCGCTGAAGCGATTGCGAAACGTTGTGAGGAAGTGCTGTTTGACTATGGGATCCCTGCGTACGAGTCGGTGCAGGCAAAAGTCGTCACACCGGCGCTCGAGGCGGTCGTCGAGGCGAACACCTTACTCAGCGGTCTCGGTTTCGAGAGCGGCGGTCTGGCCGCGGCCCATGCCATCCACAACGGGTTCACGGCGCTCGATGGGGACATCCATCACTTGACCCACGGTGAGAAAGTCGCGTTCGGCACGCTCGTGCAACTCGCGCTCGAAGGACGGACCCAAGAAGAGTTCGAGCGTTACGTCGCCTTATATATGGCGCTTGATTTGCCGGTCACGCTCGAAGACGTGAAATTGAAAGACGCCTCACGAGAAGACATCCTAAAAGTCGGACAAGCCGCAACCGCCGATGGGGAAACGATTCATAGCGGTTTTGACGTTACACCGGAAGACGTGGCGGACGCCATCATCGCGGCCGATCGGTACGCCCGCTTGTATCAAGCGAAGCTCCGCTAATTGAAAACGAGGATCAGCGCTCGGGCTGATCCTCGTTTTTTTGTTTCGGGGAGGCGATGAACGTCAACATGATGCCGACGACCATGCAACTGACGGTCAATATGAAAAATGTCAGTTGGTTCACGTAAATGATGTTCGTGAATTGATTCCAGCCTGTCGCATATGCCGCGTTCGTCGACTCCTGAATCCCATCACGGAGTGCGCTCGCTTGATCGGCATTGACCGTCAGCGCGAACGCCGCCATGGCGATGCCGCCGATGATGAGCCCGACCCGGCCGAACGGATGGACCGTTTGCACCGTTCGACGCGCGAGCCGAATGGTGATCCAAACGAACAATAGCGCGAACGGCCAGCCGATGAGCAAGACGAGTACGTATGGGTTCCCTTCACCAGCCGGCTCCGTGTACGATGCCGTCATCGTCTCTCCGAGTTTGAATAGAATGAATGTGATCAGCGTGATGATGAACCACGCCTTGATTAACTTTTCCATGATTTCACCTCGCCCTCAGTATAACAAAACACCGTATGCCTCCGCATACGGTGTTCGGTCACGACTTCGGACGAATCGCGTAATAAATCAGGATGACGAGCCACGTCCAAATCCCGGTAAAGATCCCGAGAATCCCGACGACGAAGAATCCAAGCGGAATCATCGACTTCGTACGATTGTAATCTTTCCACATGTCCGATAACCCTTTGATGTTGAAATACAAAAAGGCGAAGAACAAAATGAGCAATAAAAGCGGTAAGCCGAAGATGAGTTCCATACGATCACTCCTTTCTCGTCCCGACCGTTCTTGTTAGTTCAAGTGTACCGCTTGCATGGATACGGCGCATCGGGCTGCGGCCGTATCCAGATGTGGTCATGAGGCGGATACGCTCGTACTCTATTCCCTAAAAGTTTCTCTTTTCAACATTTGTAAAAAAGGGAAAACAGAACTATCGATTGAGAAGGAGGATGACCGTCATGAAATTCATCGCCGCGTTCCTCATCGTCTGCCTGATGTTCAGCACGCATGTCACCGAAGCCGCAACGAAAACGACCGCCGGCTATACGATCCAATCGACGAAACTGTATGGACGTGCCATGCAAACGTCACCGGTTTTAAAAACGCTCCCAAAGAACACACCGGTACAGTATTCCGTCTATAACCGAAGTTGGTCGAACGTCTACATCGGCAGCACCCGCTACTTCACCCCATCCACGAACCTCAAAGCCGGTATCCCGAAACTTTCCTCGACCGAACGGCTTCGCCTCGTCAACAAGCAGCATGGACTCGCATCCACTTATCGGTCCACCCAACTCGTCACCCTCACAATCCCGACCGTCTACGCGAAAGGAAGCGAACGGACGCTCATGGCCGCCGAGGCCGCCCACGCACTCGCCCGCCTCTATTATGATGGCCGGAAACAAGGGCATACGCTCTACGCGCTCAGCGCCTATCGTTCTTACACGACCCAAAAATCGCTCTACAATTATTGGGTCAATGCTCGAGGGACGGCTTACGCCTCGATGTACGTCGCCCGGCCAGGTCATAGCGAGCATCAGACCGGACTCGCCGTCGATATGACGAGCCAGCGCATGCAACTGGGGCTCGCCGCCTCGTTCGAGCAGACCCCGGAAGGAAGATGGATGCTAGCGAACGCTCACCGTTACGGCTTCATCATCCGCTATCCGAAAGGCAAAGAGAAAATCACCGGCTACAACTATGAACCGTGGCACTTGCGCTACGTCGGCGTCAATGAGGCAACGACGATGAAACAGAACAATTGGACGTTTGAAGAGTGGTGGACGAAGCGTTGACACCGAGCAGGAAGCGATAAATCGGAGCCGACTTCACGCTATACTAGAAGATGTACGATACTTGTGAAGGAGGAACGCAATATGTGGATTGTGATGAACAAGTTGGACGTAGAAAAAGGAAAAGTCGAAGCGGTCAAATCTCGATTCGAGACGACGAAAGGAATCGAGTCGATGGACGGGTTCATCCGTATGCAAGTGCTGACCGACACCTCGGACGAGACGAAAGATCAAGTCGTCATCATGACGACTTGGCGTGACGCTGCGAGCTTTGAGAACTGGCGTGACAGCGGCGCGTATAAACACGCCCATAAAAAACGGGACGACGGCACGTCTGACGTGAAGCCGATCGTCCTCGGGAATACGGT
Encoded here:
- a CDS encoding Crp/Fnr family transcriptional regulator, with the protein product MKVEAALIRLGWRHLFSEQTLAHSSIVTYPSGAMLCANDQVIDALFVVLEGRVKIYTLSEEGKLRLLRLKAAPTLIGDIEYASGRHVLHTVEAVGPVVCLRIPFEVLRAHNRTIEFTEHLLRGVSEKLFIEANASSNHLMSTLEERLAGYLVSLSESGNDLFQTEMSQLKRKEVAEWLGTSYRHLNRTLQAFADEGLVERTRKQVKILDMERLKQRANGMLYE
- a CDS encoding DMT family transporter; the protein is MGIIFALLSGTFIALQGIFNAKLGYAVGAWLSVTVVHLVGLALALFIYAFKRDGDITAFRRVPWYYSLGGLFGVFVVFGELTAIQQLGVTWAICVLLVAQLIGAFLIDSNGWFGVAKKPVTGGQVIGLSLMVIGIGVYTFT
- a CDS encoding type 1 glutamine amidotransferase domain-containing protein, yielding MSKHVLIVSTSADKLENGHDTGLWLEEFAAPYLQFEKQGYKVTVASIEGGDVPIDANSLEDGLSQDVLNTQDLLKNTARLDQVADDTYDAVFLPGGHGTVVDFPNSETLQRVVRDVYENGNVVAAVCHGPIGLVNVKLSNGEPLVKDKQVTGFTDAEEREMQLDSAVPFLLETALREKGGNFDGADNWAVNVAVDERLVTGQNPQSSERVAEEIVKLLK
- a CDS encoding glycerol dehydrogenase, whose translation is MSERVFISPAKYVQGKNTIDQLGKHVSHFGSKALLIADDIVWRIIGDRVTAALSSSDVETEKADFVGEASRHEIERIAAAAKENHVSFVIGMGGGKTLDTAKAVADELEARIVIVPTIASTDAPTSALSVIYTDEGNFESYRFYKKNPDLVLVDTKLIAEAPARFLASGIADALATWVEVRSVLAFGGKTMAGGVPTIAAEAIAKRCEEVLFDYGIPAYESVQAKVVTPALEAVVEANTLLSGLGFESGGLAAAHAIHNGFTALDGDIHHLTHGEKVAFGTLVQLALEGRTQEEFERYVALYMALDLPVTLEDVKLKDASREDILKVGQAATADGETIHSGFDVTPEDVADAIIAADRYARLYQAKLR
- a CDS encoding M15 family metallopeptidase, producing the protein MKFIAAFLIVCLMFSTHVTEAATKTTAGYTIQSTKLYGRAMQTSPVLKTLPKNTPVQYSVYNRSWSNVYIGSTRYFTPSTNLKAGIPKLSSTERLRLVNKQHGLASTYRSTQLVTLTIPTVYAKGSERTLMAAEAAHALARLYYDGRKQGHTLYALSAYRSYTTQKSLYNYWVNARGTAYASMYVARPGHSEHQTGLAVDMTSQRMQLGLAASFEQTPEGRWMLANAHRYGFIIRYPKGKEKITGYNYEPWHLRYVGVNEATTMKQNNWTFEEWWTKR
- a CDS encoding antibiotic biosynthesis monooxygenase; this encodes MWIVMNKLDVEKGKVEAVKSRFETTKGIESMDGFIRMQVLTDTSDETKDQVVIMTTWRDAASFENWRDSGAYKHAHKKRDDGTSDVKPIVLGNTVSQYEVAIEHGASTNHV